One Prunus dulcis chromosome 8, ALMONDv2, whole genome shotgun sequence DNA window includes the following coding sequences:
- the LOC117638327 gene encoding monooxygenase 3-like → MEAEADVVIVGAGISGLATSLGLHRLGIRSLVLESSDSLRTTGFALTTWTNAWKALDALGLADSLRQQHVTLDGNVISSRITGLQTSEMPFKAKGKHGDHEVRCVKRKLLLDGLANELPSGTIRFSSKVVSVDESGYFKLVHLADGTILKAKVLVGCDGVNSVVAKWLGFKPPAFTGRSAIRGCATFKSSHGFDPMFMQYFGNGIRSGAVPCDDANVYWYITWTPSSQEKELEENPAQLKQYMLSKLGKIPDKVKAVVENTELDAFISSPLRYRHPWELLWGNISKGNACVAGDALHPMTPDIGQGGCCALEDSVVLARCLGEALLKNSGGERKDKEGEEGKEEYERIEMGLNKYANERRWRSFDLISTSYVVGFLQGSNGKFMNFFRDKCLSPILAGLRLKKADFDCGKLSIS, encoded by the exons ATGGAAGCAGAAGCAGATGTTGTGATTGTGGGAGCTGGAATTTCTGGCCTTGCAACATCCTTAGGACTTCacag GCTGGGGATTAGAAGCTTGGTGTTGGAATCATCTGATAGTTTGAGGACAACAGGTTTTGCATTGACAACATGGACAAATGCATGGAAGGCCTTAGATGCCCTTGGTCTAGCCGATTCTCTTCGCCAACAACATGTCACACTTGATGG GAATGTGATTTCCTCAAGAATTACAGGGCTTCAAACGTCTGAGATGCCATTTAAGGCAAAAGGAAAGCA CGGAGACCATGAAGTTCGATGCGTGAAAAGGAAGTTGTTGTTGGATGGCCTTGCAAATGAACTCCCCAGTGGCACCATCAGGTTCTCATCCAAGGTGGTTTCCGTTGACGAATCGGGCTACTTTAAGCTGGTTCATCTTGCAGACGGGACCATCCTCAAAGCCAAG GTCTTGGTTGGGTGTGATGGAGTGAACTCCGTGGTGGCAAAATGGCTCGGCTTCAAGCCGCCGGCATTTACAGGGAGATCTGCTATTAGAGGTTGTGCTACCTTCAAGAGCAGTCATGGATTTGATCCCATGTTCATGCAGTACTTTGGGAATGGTATTAGATCTGGTGCCGTCCCTTGTGATGATGCAAATGTTTACTGGTACATTACATGGACTCCCTCTAGCCAAG AGAAAGAGCTGGAAGAGAACCCAGCTCAACTGAAGCAATATATGTTAAGCAAGCTCGGAAAGATACCTGATAAAGTAAAAGCTGTGGTAGAAAACACTGAATTGGATGCTTTTATATCCTCTCCATTGAGATATAGGCATCCTTGGGAGCTTCTTTGGGGAAACATCAGCAAAGGCAATGCTTGTGTCGCAGGAGACGCGCTCCACCCCATGACCCCAGACATTGGCCAAGGGGGCTGCTGTGCATTAGAAGACAGCGTTGTATTGGCAAGGTGTCTTGGTGAGGCCTTGTTGAAGAACTCAGggggagaaagaaaagataaggAGGGTGaagaaggaaaggaagagTACGAGAGGATTGAGATGGGGTTGAACAAGTATGCCAACGAGAGGAGATGGAGAAGCTTTGATCTGATTAGTACATCTTATGTGGTTGGTTTCTTACAAGGGAGTAATGGAAAATTTATGAACTTCTTCAGGGACAAATGTTTATCTCCAATCCTGGCTGGTTTGCGGTTGAAGAAGGCAGATTTTGATTGTGGAAAGCTCAGCATCTCTTAA
- the LOC117637339 gene encoding probable 26S proteasome non-ATPase regulatory subunit 3 codes for MTQDVEMKEVPAPSIPSNSASSTSPSTLHNLKEIASLLETAAYSREVRRIVRAVRLTMVLRRKLKVSVLSAFLNFALSPGSEVHSRLSSYLPKDDEHDMDVDTATSATQVSSKHALPELEIYSYLLVLIFLIDQKKYNEAKACASASIARIKNLNRRTIDVLASRLYFYYSLSYELTDDLAEIRGNLLNLHRIATLRHDELGQETLLNLLLRNYLHYNLYDQAEKLRSKAPRFEAHSNQQFCRYLFYLGKIRTIQLEYTDAKESLLQAARKAPIAALGFRIQCNKWAIIVRLLLGEIPERTVFMQKGMEKALRPYFELTNAVRIGDLELFRNIAEKFANIFNSDRTHNLIVRLRHNVIRTGLRNISISYSRISLVDVAKKLRLDSPNPVADAESIVAKAIRDGAIDATLDHTNGWMVSKETGDIYSTNEPQAAFDTRIAFCLNLHNDAVRALRFPPNSHKEKESAEKRRERQQQEQELAKHIAEEDDDEF; via the exons ATGACTCAAGACGTGGAGATGAAAGAGGTCCCAGCGCCTTCTATTCCTTCTAATTCAGCTTCTTCTACTTCTCCTTCAACTCTTCATA ATTTGAAGGAGATTGCTTCACTCCTTGAGACTGCTGCATATAGTCGAGAGGTTCGGCGAATTGTGCGTGCCGTTAGGCTAACCATGGTGTTGAGGCGGAAGCTGAAGGTTTCTGTGCTCTCAGCATTCCTCAATTTTGCCCTTTCGCCGGGATCTGAGGTTCACAGCCGGCTATCCTCATATCTTCCAAAG GACGATGAACATGACATGGACGTTGATACTGCAACATCTGCTACCCAAGTTTCCTCAAAGCATGCCTTGCCAGAGCTAGAGATCTACTCCTATTTGCTTGTGCTCATTTTTCTGATTGATcagaaaaaatacaatgag GCTAAAGCTTGTGCCTCGGCAAGCATTGCTCGAATTAAGAACCTTAATAGGAGAACCATCGATGTTCTGGCATCCAGGCTATACTTCTATTACTCCCTTAGCTATGAACTGACTGATGATCTTGCAGAGATTAGAGG AAATCTCCTTAATCTTCACCGGATTGCAACTTTGCGCCATGATGAGCTGGGTCAG GAAACACTTCTCAACCTTCTGCTTCGCAATTACCTCCACTATAACCTGTATGATCAGGCAGAGAAACTGAGGTCCAAGGCTCCTCGATTTGAGGCTCACTCAAACCAGCAG TTCTGCCGGTATCTCTTTTACCTAGGAAAGATCAGAACAATTCAGTTGGAGTACACTGATGCAAAGGAGTCCCTCCTGCAAGCTGCCAGGAAAGCCCCTATAGCAGCCCTTGGTTTTCGAATTCAATGCAACAAGTGGGCAATTATTGTACGCTTATTGCTTGGAGAAATCCCTGAGAGAACTGTGTTTATGCAAAAAGGCATGGAGAAGGCTTTGAGGCCGTACTTTGAGCTAACAAAT gcTGTGAGAATTGGTGACTTGGAGCTGTTCAGAAATATTGCCGAGAAGTTCGCAAATATATTCAATTCAGACCGAACCCACAATTTGATTGTTAGGCTGCGACATAATGTCATAAGAACTGGGTTGCGTAACATTAGTATCTCTTATTCTCGTATTTCTCTGGTTGATGTTGCTAAAAAGTTGAGATTGGACTCTCCAAATCCTGTTGCTGATGCTGAAAGTATTGTTGCCAAGGCAATCCGTGATGGTGCAATTGATGCCACCCTGGATCATACAAATGGATGGATGGTGTCAAAGGAAACTGGGGATATCTACTCTACTAATGAGCCCCAAGCTGCATTTGACACAAGGATTGCATTTTGCCTCAATTTGCATAATGACGCAGTGCGAGCGCTTCGGTTCCCACCAAACTCTCACAAGGAGAAAGAAAGTGCTGAGAAGAGGAGGGAGAGACAACAACAGGAGCAAGAGCTTGCAAAGCATATAGCTGAGGAGGATGATGacgagttttga
- the LOC117637207 gene encoding trafficking protein particle complex subunit 2-like protein yields the protein MIVCVAVVGHQNNPLYIQSFTDADDALKLHHIVHCSLDVVDERVNNPKKAGPTLNETFLGLLYPTENYKVYGYLTNTKVKFILVTTDLDVKDADVRNFFRRFHAAYVDAISNPFHEPGKKITSKTFAERVSTIVKSFGLSSTG from the exons ATGATTGTCTGCGTCGCCGTAGTCGGCCACCAGAACAACCCACTCTACATTCAAAGCTTCACCGACGCCGATGATGCCCTCAAGCTCCACCACATCGTGCACTGCTCCCTCGACGTCGTCGACGAGCGAG TGAACAATCCTAAAAAGGCTGGACCGACCTTGAATGAGACATTCTTGGGTCTGCTTTATCCAACTGAAAATTACAAAGT GTATGGCTATTTGACCAATACAAAGGTGAAGTTTATCTTGGTAACTACTGATCTTGATGTCAAGGATGCAGATGTTAGAAAT TTTTTCAGGAGATTTCATGCTGCTTATGTGGATGCAATTTCAAACCCATTTCATGAGCCAGGTAAAAAGATAACCTCAAAAACTTTTGCAGAAAGGGTGAGCACCATCGTTAAGTCGTTTGGCTTAAGTTCAACTGGGTGA